The DNA region CCTGGGAGCTCAGCTCAAAGTTTGCATCGTCTCATCGCTGGGTGGGGCTTTCCTCATGGCCAGCATCCTTCACGAATCACCCATTAGTATAAACTCAGGGGCCCCCCTGAATAACAAGCGCTGGATTTAGAGGCTGCCTCCCAGGAACCAGGGACAAAGAGTAGCCGTTTCTCTACTATACACACCGTGGTCAACACACAGCATCTCATTTATGTACCCAAGGACCCAGGGGCAGGAGTGGACCCCCAGGACCACAAAGCTCACAGACGCCTCCTCCCCGGCTCCCTGGGGAGACCCCCGTGAGGACGAGGGGCAAAGGCCTGGGACAGAGCTAGAGTGGCTAAGGCTACCTCTGCCCCCTCCTGAAAGCCCGTCCAGTTGCTTCCTTTTCAGGAGCTGCTAGTCACTCCGGGTTCACTCCAGGGGAACAGCGGCTGGGTCTGGAGGGGGCGGGGCATGCTAGGGGCATGGGAGGGGACGGAGCGGACCCTCACCCAGGGCCCCTACACCTTCTGCAGCCCCCAGCAGGTGTTGCCCACCATGAGGACCTGTCCTCTCTTCCTGGCTCACCACACACACAAGTGTGCACAAGAAGCTTACTCTgtggcgctcagcttcctttggGGGATGCGGAGTCGCCCCCTCAGGGACTCCATCCTGGCCTCCTGGGCACTGGTCTGTGAGCCCCATGCAGGTGCTTCCTCCATCAAAGCTTCCCCTGGGTTAAGGCAGGAGCCACAAGGGCCAGCACGTGGCCGCTCCCCCCGACCAGCATCACAAACCCAGGGAAGTTTGGGATGGCCACCGGGAGCCAGGCGTGCCAAGGCCCCacctctgggaggtggggaggagggcgggggtGTTGGCCCTGCCCCGCGAGGACCCGGGGGCTCTGCGCACACTGGAGGCAGACCTCTGCTCCGCCGCACGATGTCCTGGGTCCTCGTCCTCCTGGGACTCCTGGTCCACTGCACAGGTGAGAAGCCCCGGAGCTCGCGGCTCCCGGCCCCTTCCCACGCCCTGCTCTGCCCCGATGCCCACCCGCCTCTGTGTCCCCAGGCTGCAGCCCTCAGCCTGTGCTGAGTCAGCCACCTTCCATGGCCTCGTTCCTGGGAGACACCGTCCGCCTGGCCTGCACTCTGCGCGGCGACCACGACATCGGCCTTTACAGCATCTACTGGTACCAGCAGAGGCCCGGCCACCCCCCGAGATTCCTGCTGAGATATTTCTCCCACTCGGAC from Cervus canadensis isolate Bull #8, Minnesota chromosome 1, ASM1932006v1, whole genome shotgun sequence includes:
- the VPREB1 gene encoding immunoglobulin iota chain, yielding MRSRPLRDSILASWALVCEPHAGASSIKASPGLRQEPQGPARGRSPRPASQTQGSLGWPPGARRAKAPPLGGGEEGGGVGPAPRGPGGSAHTGGRPLLRRTMSWVLVLLGLLVHCTGCSPQPVLSQPPSMASFLGDTVRLACTLRGDHDIGLYSIYWYQQRPGHPPRFLLRYFSHSDKRQGPNVPPRFSGSKDLAKNTGYLSIAGLQAEDEAVYICAMGALGMGRRREMQREEREERELATPGSQGPGAPRDTLPLH